In Nitrosospira briensis C-128, a genomic segment contains:
- a CDS encoding glycoside hydrolase family protein: MIKPSTTQVRSAVAVMALAASTLVGIAAHEGYKGEAYIPVPGDVPTIGYGTTAGVKMGDKTTPVRSLQTLLMEIDSVYAQGVRRCVTAPLYQHEFGAYVSLAYNVGVPTFCRKALPGKPPNLIDLINAERYAEACERIEAFKYGPGRKVLPGLVKRRAEERAICEGRA; encoded by the coding sequence ATGATTAAACCATCCACCACGCAAGTTCGCTCAGCTGTGGCTGTTATGGCGCTGGCCGCATCCACGCTCGTGGGCATCGCCGCGCATGAAGGCTACAAGGGTGAGGCATACATTCCTGTGCCCGGCGATGTGCCGACTATTGGATATGGCACGACTGCCGGGGTCAAGATGGGCGATAAAACCACACCGGTGCGCTCTCTGCAAACCCTGCTTATGGAGATCGATAGTGTCTATGCGCAGGGCGTGCGGCGGTGCGTGACGGCGCCGTTGTATCAGCACGAGTTCGGCGCATACGTGAGTCTCGCCTACAACGTGGGCGTCCCTACATTCTGCCGGAAAGCTCTGCCGGGAAAACCGCCCAATCTTATCGATCTGATCAATGCCGAGCGGTATGCGGAGGCCTGCGAACGCATCGAGGCTTTCAAGTATGGACCAGGCAGAAAGGTATTGCCGGGCCTGGTAAAGAGGCGGGCCGAAGAGCGTGCGATATGCGAGGGTAGGGCATGA
- the rpoD gene encoding RNA polymerase sigma factor RpoD → MVKPKIQVKAAIKAKTGASLAAAVSRPADDVRVAAKKEANDMKKSPRGQPKEVVAKAPVKTAAETQEDDVTTTTAKSAAKVPAAVTEIVRPIMTTKEPSPLAAKISKVKAAKEGKLAQSKDAEKSSLAPQDLEARRMRLKSLIVQGKERGYLTYAEINDHLPDDMLDAEQIENIISMINDVGISVYDEAPDAETLLMSETAPTVADEDVVEEAEAALSTVDSEFGRTTDPVRMYMREMGSVELLTRESEIEIAKRIEDGLKHMIQAISACPTTIAGILDLANKVAKDEMRIDELVDGLLDPNAEELLREEISEESLEQELSTEDGEDEDIAAIANANLLKLKNDALERFAVIQNAYVEMQKALEKKGPGNKAYKDIQEQISAELMAIRFSAKMVEKLCDTQRGLVDEMRTYERKILELCVTKAGMPRNHFIKAFPGNESNFEWMDKEVALGKPYSQALERFRPDIVEQQQNLLTLQQQVGIPLKDLKEINRRMSTGEAKARRAKREMTEANLRLVISIAKKYTNRGLQFLDLIQEGNIGLMKAVDKFEYRRGYKFSTYATWWIRQAITRSIADQARTIRIPVHMIETINKMNRISRQILQETGQEPEPALLAEKMEMPEEKIRKILKISKEPISMETPIGDDEDSHLGDFIEDAATMAPADAAVYASLRDVTKDILDSLTPREAKVLRMRFGIEMNTDHTLEEVGKQFDVTRERIRQIEAKALRKLRHPSRSERLRSFLDTEG, encoded by the coding sequence ATGGTAAAACCAAAAATACAAGTCAAAGCGGCGATAAAGGCAAAGACCGGAGCTTCGCTGGCTGCGGCTGTGAGTCGTCCCGCCGATGACGTTCGGGTGGCCGCCAAAAAGGAAGCAAACGATATGAAGAAGTCGCCGAGAGGGCAGCCAAAAGAAGTGGTGGCAAAAGCGCCGGTAAAGACGGCTGCAGAAACACAGGAAGACGATGTTACGACAACTACTGCAAAGTCGGCGGCTAAAGTCCCGGCCGCTGTGACCGAAATCGTGAGGCCGATAATGACCACCAAGGAACCGAGTCCGCTTGCTGCCAAAATAAGTAAAGTCAAGGCAGCAAAGGAAGGCAAGCTTGCCCAGTCGAAAGATGCAGAAAAATCTTCGCTTGCACCGCAGGATCTCGAGGCGCGGCGTATGCGGCTCAAAAGCCTGATTGTGCAAGGCAAGGAGCGCGGCTACCTGACCTATGCCGAGATCAACGATCACCTTCCCGATGATATGCTCGATGCCGAGCAGATCGAGAATATCATCAGCATGATCAATGACGTCGGCATTTCTGTTTATGATGAAGCGCCCGACGCGGAAACACTGCTGATGTCGGAGACTGCGCCCACGGTGGCCGATGAGGATGTAGTGGAAGAAGCCGAAGCGGCGCTTTCCACTGTGGATTCGGAGTTTGGGCGCACCACCGATCCGGTCCGTATGTATATGCGCGAAATGGGGTCGGTTGAATTGCTCACGCGCGAGAGCGAAATCGAGATAGCAAAACGTATCGAAGATGGCCTGAAGCATATGATCCAGGCGATTTCCGCCTGTCCGACAACCATAGCCGGGATTCTCGATCTCGCCAATAAGGTGGCGAAAGATGAGATGCGCATCGATGAGCTGGTTGATGGATTGCTGGACCCCAATGCCGAAGAGTTGCTCAGGGAAGAAATCTCCGAGGAGTCACTGGAGCAGGAACTGAGCACGGAGGATGGGGAAGACGAAGACATTGCTGCGATAGCCAATGCCAATTTGCTCAAATTGAAAAATGACGCGCTGGAGCGTTTCGCCGTAATTCAAAATGCATATGTGGAAATGCAGAAGGCGCTGGAGAAAAAAGGACCGGGTAACAAAGCCTATAAAGACATACAGGAACAGATTTCGGCCGAACTCATGGCTATTCGGTTCTCGGCAAAGATGGTTGAAAAGCTTTGTGACACCCAGCGTGGGCTGGTGGATGAAATGCGAACCTACGAGCGCAAAATCCTGGAACTCTGCGTGACCAAGGCGGGGATGCCGCGTAACCACTTCATCAAGGCTTTTCCTGGTAATGAGAGCAACTTTGAGTGGATGGACAAGGAAGTCGCACTTGGCAAACCGTATAGCCAAGCGCTGGAGCGTTTCCGGCCGGATATCGTGGAGCAGCAGCAAAACCTGTTGACGCTGCAACAGCAGGTCGGTATCCCCTTGAAAGACCTGAAGGAAATCAATCGCCGGATGTCGACGGGTGAGGCCAAGGCACGCCGAGCCAAGCGCGAAATGACCGAAGCCAATTTGCGGCTGGTGATTTCCATCGCCAAAAAGTATACCAACCGCGGATTGCAGTTTCTTGACCTCATTCAGGAAGGCAATATCGGGCTCATGAAAGCGGTGGATAAATTTGAATACCGGCGAGGTTACAAGTTTTCAACTTATGCGACCTGGTGGATTCGCCAGGCCATTACCCGTTCCATCGCCGATCAGGCGCGCACCATACGTATTCCGGTGCACATGATCGAGACCATCAACAAGATGAATCGCATTTCGCGCCAGATTCTGCAGGAAACCGGACAGGAGCCGGAACCCGCCCTGCTGGCGGAGAAAATGGAAATGCCGGAAGAGAAAATTCGTAAAATCCTCAAGATTTCCAAAGAGCCTATTTCAATGGAAACACCGATAGGTGATGACGAAGATTCGCACCTTGGCGATTTCATCGAGGATGCCGCTACCATGGCGCCCGCGGACGCGGCAGTGTATGCCAGCCTGCGGGACGTAACGAAAGACATCCTCGACTCGCTGACGCCGCGCGAAGCAAAAGTGCTGCGCATGCGTTTCGGCATAGAAATGAATACTGACCATACACTGGAGGAAGTCGGCAAGCAATTCGACGTGACCCGTGAACGTATTCGGCAGATCGAGGCCAAGGCATTGCGCAAACTGCGCCATCCTTCGCGTTCTGAACGCCTGCGCAGTTTCCTGGATACCGAAGGGTGA